The proteins below are encoded in one region of Pan paniscus chromosome 4, NHGRI_mPanPan1-v2.0_pri, whole genome shotgun sequence:
- the LOC117980458 gene encoding uncharacterized protein LOC117980458, with translation GNGFSGAKVRSGECPPLFVAKPSHAVPFLRHPPHPGPAGLRGCHRLGNRPPVGGESRDARKCSGACRSAARSASVSGSVTEVAPVRPFLPRPYVSANPTLRGGRLRQDPESETGAGDLPDPVTTLVLLRNRLPLAGSADYNPEAKPNLSAFVYKVLMEQSCEPAVCGLRLPLDTAAELIPTQTSGPTEGGTFPPSSPLSTSRRSR, from the exons GGAAACGGGTTCTCCGGAGCCAAGGTCCGCTCGGGTGAGTGCCCTCCGCTTTTTGTGGCCAAACCCAGCCACGCAGTCCCCTTCCTGCGGCATCCTCCACACCCGGGGCCTGCTGGTCTCCGCGGATGTCACAGGCTCGGCAACCGCCCTCCTGTCGGCGGGGAGTCCCGCGACGCCCGGAAATGCTCCGGAGCCTGTCGCTCAGCTGCCAGATCTGCGTCTGTGTCCGGTTCCGTCACTGAGGTCGCCCCTGTCCGGCCCTTCCTCCCTAG GCCCTACGTCTCCGCAAACCCCACGCTTCGGGGTGGCCGCCTCAGACAGGACCCTGAGTCCGAGACTGGGGCAGGGGACCTGCCCGATCCTGTAACAACCCTCGTGCTTCTGCGCAATCGCCTCCCACTAGCG GGGTCAGCAGATTATAATCCAGAGGCCAAGCCCAACCTGTCTGCTTTTGTGTATAAAGTTCTCATGGAACAGAGCTGTGAGCCTGCCGTGTGTGGTCTACGGCTGCCCCTGGACACAGCTGCGGAGCTGATTCCCACACAGACCTCGGGGCCCACAGAGGGAGGCACCTTCCCTCCATCATCCCCACTGAGCACCAGCCGCCGCAGCCGCTAA
- the LOC129392967 gene encoding zinc-regulated GTPase metalloprotein activator 1A-like isoform X3, translating to MLPAVGSADEEEDCPELVPIETTQSEEEEKSGLGAKIPVTIITGYLGAGKTTLLNYILTEQHSKRVAVILNEFGEGSALEKSLAVSQGGELYEEWLELRNGCLCCSVK from the exons ATGTTACCGGCTGTTGGATCTGCGGATGAGGAAGAGGATTGTCCTGAATTGGTTCCCATTGAGACGACGCAAAGCGAGGAGGAGGAAAAGTCTGGCCTCGGCGCCAAGATCCCAGTCACAATCATCACCGGGTATTTAG gtGCTGGGAAGACAACACTTCTGAACTATATTTTGACAGAGCAACATAGTAAAAGAGTAGCggtcattttaaatgaatttgggGAAG GAAGTGCGCTGGAGAAATCCTTAGCTGTCAGCCAAGGTGGAGAGCTCTATGAAGAGTGGCTGGAACTTAGAAACGGTTGCCTCTGCTGTTCAGTGAAGTGA